From Nycticebus coucang isolate mNycCou1 chromosome 6, mNycCou1.pri, whole genome shotgun sequence, the proteins below share one genomic window:
- the RNASE1 gene encoding ribonuclease pancreatic isoform X1 has protein sequence MAHKEEPGLQASTEWLSLLLSVNLQTWSTWLFQESEITMALEKSLVPFPLLVVVLLMLEYVRPSLGKETPAMKFQRQHMDSGGTSSISNHTYCNQMMQRRNMTKGRCKPVNTFVHEPLEDVQAVCFQERVNCKNGQTNCYKSSSSMDITDCRLTNGSKYPNCSYRTSQKKRHIIVACEGTPYVPVHFDASVGDSS, from the exons ATGGCCCACAAAGAGGAACCAGGTTTGCAAGCCAGCACTGAGTggctctctctgctcctctctgtGAACCTGCAGACGTGGTCCACATG gcttttccaggaaagtgagATCACCATGGCTCTGGAGAAGTCCCTGGTCCCGTTCCCGCTGCTAGTTGTGGTTCTGCTGATGCTGGAGTATGTCCGGCCTTCCCTGGGCAAGGAAACCCCAGCCATGAAGTTCCAGCGGCAGCATATGGACTCCGGTGGCACCTCCTCCATCAGCAACCACACTTACTGCAACCAGATGATGCAGCGCCGGAACATGACCAAGGGCCGGTGCAAGCCAGTGAACACCTTTGTGCACGAGCCCCTGGAAGATGTTCAGGCAGTCTGCTTCCAGGAAAGGGTCAACTGCAAGAATGGACAGACCAATTGCTACAAGAGCAGCTCCAGCATGGACATCACAGACTGCCGCCTGACGAACGGCTCCAAGTACCCCAACTGCTCCTACCGGACCAGCCAGAAAAAGAGACACATCATTGTGGCCTGTGAGGGGACCCCGTATGTGCCAGTCCATTTCGATGCTTCTGTGGGGGACTCCTCCTAA
- the RNASE1 gene encoding ribonuclease pancreatic isoform X2: MALEKSLVPFPLLVVVLLMLEYVRPSLGKETPAMKFQRQHMDSGGTSSISNHTYCNQMMQRRNMTKGRCKPVNTFVHEPLEDVQAVCFQERVNCKNGQTNCYKSSSSMDITDCRLTNGSKYPNCSYRTSQKKRHIIVACEGTPYVPVHFDASVGDSS, from the coding sequence ATGGCTCTGGAGAAGTCCCTGGTCCCGTTCCCGCTGCTAGTTGTGGTTCTGCTGATGCTGGAGTATGTCCGGCCTTCCCTGGGCAAGGAAACCCCAGCCATGAAGTTCCAGCGGCAGCATATGGACTCCGGTGGCACCTCCTCCATCAGCAACCACACTTACTGCAACCAGATGATGCAGCGCCGGAACATGACCAAGGGCCGGTGCAAGCCAGTGAACACCTTTGTGCACGAGCCCCTGGAAGATGTTCAGGCAGTCTGCTTCCAGGAAAGGGTCAACTGCAAGAATGGACAGACCAATTGCTACAAGAGCAGCTCCAGCATGGACATCACAGACTGCCGCCTGACGAACGGCTCCAAGTACCCCAACTGCTCCTACCGGACCAGCCAGAAAAAGAGACACATCATTGTGGCCTGTGAGGGGACCCCGTATGTGCCAGTCCATTTCGATGCTTCTGTGGGGGACTCCTCCTAA